The Bombus vancouverensis nearcticus chromosome 3, iyBomVanc1_principal, whole genome shotgun sequence genomic sequence aaaaaaatattccaaCAAAAATCTGTTATTTCTTGTTACCTTTTCCTGAGTTCCGGCGATGTACACGAACAGTGCGACACCAAAAGACAAATGAACAATAACGGAATTTCAGATCGAAGCAGACCAAACAGTGGAGTGAATATTGTTGCCAATTGGGGATAAAGGAATAAGGAGAAAAATGAGCTATTAGTAATCATAATTTCTTGTAAAACTTATCCCACAATGTTCTTTAAAAAAGCTGATATGTGCTCAAAATTGTAAAGGGAAGATCATGttaataatgaataaataaagttaataaataattgttaactcACTTTGACTTTTGATCCGCCCAATCTGACGCTGGCCTTTTAGCTACAGATTTTAATTGACTAAGCATTGTGACATCTGTGTTTTTATATTCGTTAAATGTTATATTGACAACACCATCTTCACTTATTGCATCTATGGTTGCCTCATAGTATCTAAAAAaagtaaatgaaataataaaagatattgtatacacattttcagattagtttcaaattttaccaatataatcatgattgTTGTATCTTATTGCTACTATAGatttgtatgcatttatgagaaatttggagcaaaaatgtacagaatacatatgatacatacaaatatatgaaataccTAAAGTGTggtattttttataattgaattacaaatttttatactattttatatatttcagaaTATATTTAAAAGGTAGAACCTTTGTGCAAAATTGTTTTacttatcaaatattataagaagcactatattttggatattttatatactttcgcaccttatatgcattctgtgcaattctatacttccaaattttctataattgCAGACAAGTGTACAGTATAGTTATGACATTTAATaggtaaaacaaatttttatctatGTTACATTCTTTAAATTACATTCATAAAACCACTGTAGATAACTGCTAATTTATCAAAAAGATATATGAAATTACTTACTTGCCATCCTCGCTCCAAGGTGCCATGCATTGATCACCAATCTTCCACTTATTGGCCAAAACTGCAAGTAAAATAGGATCTTTAGCATCCATGCCATTGGCTTGTCTTTTCTCCTGCTGTTGAGATTTAATTAAATCATGTGTCAGCTCTATTACTTCCTCGAgatcaattttcaatttcaagAGTTCTTCATTAGTAGGGTCCGTGGTAAGCGCCGCTTCCACCTAAAACGGTAAAACACAAAATTCATTAAACATCTAGTGTCGTAAACAAGGAAGGAATCGCCAAAAATGGACTCGCCATCCCATCATTCTTGTTAGgttaaacaaaaaacaaaaaccGTACCTGTTGAAGCTGTAACTTATAATTTTGTAAATCATCCATGGCGAGATCAACAATATCTtaacaaagataaaaataacGTCCAACAGCTGTTCTTTCCCTTTTTGATACTCCTGTCAAAAAATCAAGCAAAAGCGAATACTACAAACCACCCTACcctctatgtatatatactgtcattttaaatacaaaacaaTTCGTAAGATGGCACTGTCAGTGTTAGCgcttataaaaatatagatatcaTTAACGTTTCTAtaataaaatgtgaaataaaatatattctttttttcgtGAAGTATAAATGAGGAAGTAACATTTCATACAATTGAAAAATTAGGTACACATTAAATTTCTAATTGTATGAATGACTAATTAACTATATAtgcaatatatatacatacatatatgtaattattCTATATATGTATTGTGTACTTCACTTGTGTTGCATCAGTACAACAATTGAATACACGCTGTAATTAATACTATTTGACAGCTGACAGAAAACGTCAATTATGGCCTATCCGGTAATTATTTCCTACAATTCAGATAGAAATACTTTgtcaataaattaaaataccTTTTATcactttaaaatatataataatgtattCTGCATGTTTATTATAACTATTTATAAAACATTACAATATTTATGATAATACTTATGTTATGTTTTGCTTATTCATCActtgtttatattttattgtttcaaagtGAATGTTATACATTTTTAGAATTCAATGTTTGGAGCAACAAATCCTGAAACACAAGTAAGTCCAGAAGTACAGCAGTGGTTTGCTGCTGTTGATAGAGATAGCAGTGGAAAAATCACTGCTATAGAATTACAATCTGCTTTAGCAAATGGACAAGGGGGTACATTTTCAGATACTGCTTGCCGACTTATGATAGGTATAttcttataatttaatattctaatttattgataaatttCATAATATCTAAAACATTTTATTCTCCATTTATAGGAATGTTTGATAAAGAAAAGAATGGTACAATAGATTTGTATGAGTTTCAAGCTCTTTATAACTATATTAATGCATGGTTAGGTGTTTTTCGTAGTTTTGATCATGATAATTCTGGAAGTATACAAGAAAATGAATTAAGTGCAGCATTAACACAGATGGGATATAGATTAAGTCCAGAGTTTATATCATTTCTTATAAAGAAAAGTGATCCTAAGGGCCATTCTAGTATCACAGTTGATCAATTTATTGTATTATGTGTACAAATTCAAAAATTTACaggtaaatatatacatataacaaataaaaatatgttaaaatcattaaaaataataaaaatattgaaaagtataaattgtataaataaatttcatttttaactaCTTTTTACAGATGCTTTCCGAGTAAGGGATACTGAGCAAGCAGGGATAATCAATATTGGATTTGAAGATTTTCTAGGTGTTGCACTTGATTGTACTGTATAACAGTTCTTCTTTTTAACAATAGTTGAATTACATTTAATACAATTGATTCCGAAATTAATATTGTAAGTTATGATCTCTTTAATAACAGACACAGCtacaatttttctagcttagaattattttacaataattgcttacaaatataataaaacagaatattttaatatgctTGGGTATTTAATGTGGATTCAATAAAATaggatgaaaaataattaaaaattttgaaaattaattgtaagattacaattattttatgaatttgcgttttatttaactttcatttcatgtatgtaaataaattaacaaaaattatgtTTAATAAGTGGCATTACTATAAtactaatataatatgtatattttattgattagaacaaaaaattgttaatttattttatattatattactcatatttacttatatttggTACAATTTTTTTTGGTAGTAAGTTTTGGTTtgcaaaaattatatatatatagttgccATTGTGTTATTGGTTTAAGTTTAAACTGGTTTAAGCAATGGCAGCTAAAATGTATTATTGCGTGTTTATACATAAGTTTCTTGTGAAAagcatatttatatttttgaatgtGCATGAATTAATGCATCGAATTATGTGATAATTCATATATGTagatatgaaaaaattaatattttatttcaaataatcatGGCtccaatatatttttcaaaaaatgtttCTCTAACCTAACATCAAAAGGATGAATACAATTAAGTATTTTCTAGAAggctatatgtaacaataataaatatgaatttgttCCGATGTCCACATGTATAACTACATATATTACAAAAcgttataataatgtaaattaaaattaaaaataagtaCA encodes the following:
- the Spf30 gene encoding splicing factor 30, with translation MDDLQNYKLQLQQVEAALTTDPTNEELLKLKIDLEEVIELTHDLIKSQQQEKRQANGMDAKDPILLAVLANKWKIGDQCMAPWSEDGKYYEATIDAISEDGVVNITFNEYKNTDVTMLSQLKSVAKRPASDWADQKSKKMQAAAVAGSDPNKQREYLKKKKQRKLQRFKELEEEREMEKNKWLAFTNKSSKKGVIKKSIFATPENVNGRVGIGTCGVSGREMTKFSNGEKWRRGA
- the Pef gene encoding penta-EF-hand domain containing protein peflin is translated as MAYPNSMFGATNPETQVSPEVQQWFAAVDRDSSGKITAIELQSALANGQGGTFSDTACRLMIGMFDKEKNGTIDLYEFQALYNYINAWLGVFRSFDHDNSGSIQENELSAALTQMGYRLSPEFISFLIKKSDPKGHSSITVDQFIVLCVQIQKFTDAFRVRDTEQAGIINIGFEDFLGVALDCTV